A single genomic interval of Daucus carota subsp. sativus chromosome 1, DH1 v3.0, whole genome shotgun sequence harbors:
- the LOC108223645 gene encoding putative germin-like protein 2-1 gives MASLLIFVGLIALSSSLAMAADHSPLQDFCVAESNSQVVLNGLACKKASTVEATDFSFSGLHLAGNTSNAVGSRVTLVSATQIPGLNTLGISLARIDYAPWGINPPHAHPRATEILTVMEGSLEVGFVTSNPDNRLVSKILNKGDVFVFPIGLIHYQRNVGNGNAMAIVGLSSQNPGVITIANAVFGSKPDISTDILARAFQLDRSIITRTQAMF, from the exons ATGGCAAGTTTACTCATCTTTGTAGGGCTTATTGCTCTTTCCTCCTCATTGGCCATGGCTGCTGACCATAGTCCTCTTCAAGATTTCTGCGTTGCCGAATCCAATAGCCAAG TTGTTTTGAATGGTCTGGCATGTAAGAAAGCAAGCACGGTGGAAGCCACTGACTTCTCCTTCAGTGGACTTCACCTAGCAGGCAACACGAGCAATGCAGTTGGGTCAAGAGTAACTTTGGTTTCGGCTACTCAAATACCTGGACTCAACACACTTGGTATCTCTCTAGCCCGCATCGACTATGCACCATGGGGCATCAACCCCCCTCACGCCCATCCTCGTGCCACTGAAATCCTCACCGTCATGGAAGGCAGCCTTGAAGTTGGATTCGTCACCTCCAATCCCGACAATCGTTTGGTCTCAAAGATCCTCAACAAGGGTGATGTCTTTGTCTTCCCCATCGGTCTCATACATTACCAGAGAAACGTTGGAAATGGCAATGCAATGGCTATTGTGGGTCTTAGCAGCCAAAATCCAGGAGTCATTACCATTGCAAATGCAGTTTTCGGTTCTAAGCCGGATATATCTACTGATATACTTGCCAGGGCGTTCCAGCTCGACAGGAGCATCATCACCAGGACCCAGGCtatgttttaa
- the LOC108198533 gene encoding putative germin-like protein 2-1, with the protein MASLLILVGLIALSSSLAMAADHSALQDFCVADSNSQVLLNGLACKKASSVEASDFSFSGLHLAGNTSNAVASRVTLVSATQIPGLNTLGISLARIDYAPWGINPPHAHPRATEVLTVMEGSLEVGFVTSNPDNRLISKILKKGDVFVFPIGLIHYQRNVGNGNAMAIAGLSSQNPGVITIANAVFGSKPDISTDILARAFQVDRSIITRTQATF; encoded by the exons ATGGCAAGTTTACTCATCTTGGTAGGGCTTATAGCTCTTTCCTCCTCATTGGCAATGGCCGCTGACCATAGTGCTCTTCAAGATTTCTGCGTCGCTGACTCCAATAGCCAAG TTCTTCTGAATGGTCTGGCATGTAAGAAAGCAAGCTCGGTTGAAGCCAGCGACTTCTCCTTCAGCGGACTTCACTTAGCAGGCAACACAAGCAATGCAGTGGCCTCAAGGGTTACTCTGGTTTCGGCTACTCAAATACCTGGACTCAACACACTTGGTATCTCTCTTGCCCGCATCGACTATGCACCATGGGGCATCAACCCACCTCACGCCCATCCTCGTGCCACTGAAGTCCTCACCGTCATGGAAGGCAGCCTTGAGGTTGGATTCGTCACCTCCAATCCCGACAATCGTTTGATCTCAAAGATCCTTAAAAAGGGAGATGTTTTTGTCTTCCCTATCGGCCTCATTCATTACCAGAGAAACGTAGGAAATGGGAATGCAATGGCTATCGCAGGTCTTAGCAGCCAAAATCCAGGAGTGATTACCATCGCAAATGCAGTGTTCGGTTCTAAGCCGGATATATCAACTGATATACTTGCCAGGGCGTTCCAGGTGGACAGGAGCATCATCACCAGGACCCAGGCTACATTTTAA
- the LOC108223653 gene encoding probable protein phosphatase 2C 28 yields MGELSKGGRWKTSDDSGDAKVVSRGDAGLAHENDRKYQNRNVTHGFHMVRGKMGHWMEDFIVADNRKVSGYYLGLYAIFDGHSGCDVAKYLQSHLFENILSQMTYHLHSNPRNIMFVKFGDSRAILCRNGKAKGITIDHEPLKEKKQVENRGGFVVKLPGNVPRVDGQLAMTRAFGDKKVKKHITAKPDVIIKKIDKDINFLILASDGLWKVMSNQEACDCICNITNAQEASEQLIKEALLRESRDDISCIVVMFDG; encoded by the exons ATGGGAGAGCTTAGTAAGG GAGGAAGGTGGAAGACTTCAGATGACAGTGGAGATGCAAAAGTGGTTAGTAGAGGTGATGCTGGACTGGCCCATGAAAATGATAGGAAATATCAAAATCGGAATGTCACACATGGATTCCATATGGTACGGGGAAAGATGGGTCACTGGATGGAAGATTTTATTGTCGCTGATAACAGGAAGGTTTCTGGGTATTATTTGGGGCTCTATGCAATTTTTGATGGTCACTCTGGTTGTGATGTTGCCAAATACTTGCAGAGTCATCTCTTTGAAAATATTCTGAGCCAG ATGACATATCATTTGCACTCAAATCCCCGTAATATCATGTTTGTCAAATTTGGTGACTCCCGTGCAATATTGTGCAGAAATGGTAAAGCCAAAGGAATAACAATTGACCATGAGCCATTAAAGGAGAAAAAACAAGTTGAAAACAGAGGGGGATTCGTTGTAAAATTGCCAG GGAACGTCCCTCGTGTGGACGGCCAACTAGCAATGACAAGAGCATTTGGAGACAAAAAAGTTAAGAAACACATTACAGCCAAGCCGGATGTTATAATCAAGAAGATAGACAAGGACATAAACTTCCTGATACTGGCGAGTGATGGTCTCTGGAAG GTGATGTCAAACCAGGAGGCTTGTGATTGCATTTGTAATATTACCAATGCTCAAGAAGCATCAGAGCAGCTGATTAAGGAGGCGCTACTTAGGGAGAGTCGTGACGATATCTCCTGTATAGTAGTCATGTTTGATGGATAA
- the LOC108194220 gene encoding protein POLLENLESS 3 yields the protein MSVVHNNIPARAFLTPPATCNSRRFLPNLPATERKSTAIPAKSPEIITNLPSADSPYGRAKHVQLVDKNPNKAVSMFWTAINAGDRVDSALKDMAVVMKQLDRSDEAIEAIKSFRHLCPSESQESLDNILLELYKRCGRTDELIEILQEKLKQIEKGSAFGGKRVKAGRSQGKKKDITIEQEYARVLGNLAWAYLQQGRYKSAEEMYRNSLSFELDRNKQCNLAVCLMHMNRMTESRLLLQTVRDSSGNREMDESFAKAYERAMETLTKLESRQGEKLIASAEERHVNVPAPFSPFKYRGPEGCFAQNGGPKGRFGELSDANRVDSPGHNNWFQPSSQYPYCDKWKKATFGKWGSKGTTKESFMFNKEDVASPVPNEANSEVLLTQPRRCTWSFGNEEKKKAVVHDVHRKLIFGQVNAENCPSKSSSASNCINGMKAPPDGDDGFKKPNSDTTGSDKSTEPTEETATDSEVHHDIQSQSKSPRGTDYQDFVTWTGKKSWADIAEEEEQDLLNGRSIFQ from the exons ATGTCGGTAGTCCACAATAACATTCCGGCGAGGGCGTTCTTGACCCCACCCGCCACGTGTAATTCCCGCCGTTTTCTTCCTAATCTGCCGGCGACGGAGAGAAAGAGCACTGCAATTCCGGCCAAGTCACCGGAGATTATTACCAATTTGCCCTCCGCAGACTCTCCCTATGGCAGAGCTAAGCATGTTCAG TTGGTGGACAAGAATCCCAATAAGGCAGTCTCGATGTTCTGGACTGCGATAAATGCTGGTGATCGAGTTGATAGTGCTTTGAAAGACATGGCAGTTGTGATGAAACAGTTGGATAGGTCCGATGAGGCGATTGAGGCAATTAAGTCTTTCAGACATCTTTGTCCTTCTGAATCACAAGAATCTCTTGACAACATCCTCCTAGAACTCTACAAG AGATGTGGGAGGACTGATGAACTTATTgaaattttacaagaaaaactCAAACAAATTGAGAAAGGTTCGGCTTTTGGTGGGAAGAGGGTGAAGGCAGGTAGATCACAAGGCAAGAAAAAAGATATTACCATTGAGCAAGAGTATGCAAG GGTATTGGGGAATTTGGCGTGGGCTTACCTACAGCAGGGTAGATACAAATCAGCTGAAGAGATGTACAG AAACTCACTGTCCTTTGAACTAGACAGAAACAAACAATGCAATCTTGCAGTCTGTTTAATGCACATGAACAGGATGACAGAATCCAGACTTCTGCTTCAGACTGTAAGAGATTCAAGTGGAAATAGAGAGATGGATGAATCTTTTGCCAAGGCTTATGAACGTGCTATGGAGACCTTGACTAAACTAGAATCACGACAAGGTGAGAAGCTTATTGCATCAGCTGAAGAGAGACATGTGAATGTCCCTGCACCCTTTTCACCATTTAAATATAGGGGCCCAGAAGGATGTTTCGCCCAGAATGGTGGTCCAAAGGGAAGATTTGGTGAGCTCTCGGATGCTAACAGAGTAGATTCACCTGGACATAATAACTGGTTTCAGCCGTCTTCACAGTATCCATACTGTGATAAATGGAAAAAAGCTACCTTTGGCAAGTGGGGGAGTAAAGGTACAACAAAAGAGAGTTTCATGTTCAATAAGGAAGACGTCGCCTCCCCAGTTCCCAATGAAGCTAATTCAGAAGTGTTACTTACACAACCACGAAGATGCACATGGTCATTTGGTAATGAAGAGAAGAAAAAGGCAGTGGTACATGATGTTCATCGGAAATTAATCTTTGGGCAGGTGAATGCTGAAAACTGCCCTTCAAAATCTTCAAGTGCTTCTAACTGTATCAACGGAATGAAAGCTCCACCAGACGGGGATGATGGTTTTAAGAAACCCAACAGTGATACTACAGGTAGCGATAAATCAACAGAACCAACAGAAGAGACAGCCACAGATTCAGAAGTCCACCATGACATTCAGAGCCAATCAAAGTCTCCTAGAGGAACAGACTACCAAGACTTTGTCACCTGGACTGGTAAAAAAAGCTGGGCTGATATTgctgaagaagaagaacaagacTTGCTAAATGGAAGAAGTATTTTCCAGTGA
- the LOC108204981 gene encoding small RNA 2'-O-methyltransferase — protein MGSQENPVLALKQKTLTPKAIIHQKFGANAVYKVEEVKKSADDGGPRLNLPQKGPCLFQCSLQLPEVTVVSELCKKKKDAEQSAAEKAIEKLGITLSIPTAQEAGDEVVGRLSYLFSDTFYTTVHPLSGHFRAALLRKDQFYGYVPVSVISFFDSKLLNLCKCINPEVETNSWLAVPLILKAAARVPLLISEDHLSIRRPSPYPPEVLQAVDNQLSNLPESTCIRAVRIPCLVDKIVEPLLFNISINGYYLDAIAQELGVTDASKVLVSRSVGKASSETRLYFCTPQSYMLNVSSELGEEITTDGTLNTRATFLSGQKIYGDAILASVGYTWKSTDIFYEDASLRSYFRILINKVPDGVYKLSREAILAAEMPTAFTTRSNWRGSYPRDILCTICRQHRLSVPEIISLENAEVPGVHKKMKLTDPREQETNGGGVALGVAGVGGTFKCKIKIFSRSQELIMCCTPKESFKKQSDAIQDAALKILTWLNNYFQNPEISVENLTTSGHEIDIQFYPQCFFKEFKLYQSVHNSSRLLNSDCLSRNTGFLKSTMFSVNDNDQMLGVSLSTGSLACISYSIYLLAGECMKEQLESSEEFEFEIGVKAVSPHFEAVVTQMSLGQSISYNKEVPSIELIMAAATDPERILSLLNSGGCSLEYSITLLRVTEPLEERMEQALFSPPLSKQRVDFALQQIKESCAASLVDFGCGSGSLLESLLAYPTSLETIVGVDISQRSLARAAKILHTKLTTKTEAGSSRIKSALLYDGSITSFDSRLYGFDIGTCLEVIEHMEEDQAFLFGDVVLSSFRPKVLIVSTPNFEYNVILHKSTVQGPEDDPDEKNQSQSSKFRNHDHKFEWTREQFNDWATKLAERHNYSVKFSGVGGVDGVEPGYASQIAVFRREGDDFPENVSSAHHYDIIWDWSSNSSSSLE, from the exons ATGGGATCTCAAGAAAACCCAGTTCTTGCCTTGAAGCAAAAGACGCTTACCCCGAAAGCTATTATACACCAGAAATTTGGGGCCAATGCAGTGTACAAGGTCGAGGAAGTAAAGAAGTCTGCTGATGATGGAGGCCCGCGGCTTAATTTACCACAGAAGGGTCCTTGCCTCTTTCAATGTTCTCTGCAACTTCCGGAAGTTACTGTTGTTTCTGAGCTGtgtaaaaagaaaaaggatGCTGAGCAATCTGCTGCGGAGAAGGCTATTGAAAAG CTCGGCATTACCTTGAGTATACCCACCGCGCAAGAAGCAGGGGATGAAGTGGTTGGTCGTCTCTCATATTTATTTTCAGATACG TTCTATACGACTGTTCATCCGTTGAGTGGTCACTTCAGGGCAGCCTTGCTGAGAAAGGACCAATTCTATGGTTATGTCCCTGTTTCCGTGATATCCTTTTTTGATTCAAAGCTTTTAAATTTATGCAAATGCATAAATCCTGAAGTTGAGACCAATTCATGGTTGGCGGTGCCACTAATTTTGAAGGCTGCTGCTAGAGTACCATTGTTAATTTCTGAGGATCATCTTTCAATACGAAGGCCAAGTCCCTATCCTCCTGAAGTTCTGCAGGCTGTAGATAATCAGCTATCAAACTTGCCAGAAAGCACTTGTATTAGAGCAGTACGCATCCCATGCTTAGTTGATAAGATTGTTGAACCCTTgctttttaatatttctattaATGGGTACTATCTTGATGCTATTGCACAAGAGCTTGGTGTAACGGATGCCTCTAAAGTTCTGGTTTCCAG GAGTGTTGGCAAAGCTTCATCAGAGACTAGATTGTACTTCTGTACTCCACAGTCGTATATGCTGAATGTATCCTCGGAGTTGGGTGAAGAAATAACAACTGATGGAACTTTAAATACAAGAGCAACTTTCCTATCTGGTCAAAAGATCTACGGGGATGCAATATTAGCCTCAGTTGGGTACACATGGAAGTCTACTGATATCTTCTATGAAGATGCATCCCTGCGTTCATATTTTAG GATACTTATTAATAAGGTGCCAGATGGTGTTTATAAGCTATCTAGGGAGGCGATATTGGCAGCAGAAATGCCTACAGCATTCACCACAAGAAGCAATTGGAGGGGATCTTATCCCAGGGATATCCTCTGTACGATTTGCCGCCAGCATCGGTTATCTGTACCTGAAATTATCTCCTTGGAAAATGCAGAAGTGCCAGGAGTACATAAGAAAATGAAGCTTACAGATCCTCGTGAACAAGAAACAAATGGAGGTGGTGTTGCTTTAGGTGTTGCTGGAGTCGGAGGAACTTTCAagtgtaaaataaaaatattttcaaggAGTCAGGAACTGATTATGTGTTGCACCCCAAAAGAATCATTTAAAAAGCAAAGTGATGCCATCCAGGATGCTGCACTGAAAATTCTCACATGGCTGAATAATTACTTTCAAAACCCAGAGATATCTGTTGAGAACTTGACTACATCTGGTCATGAAATTGATATCCAATTTTATCCGCAGTGCTTCTTTAAGGAGTTCAAACTATACCAATCAGTGCATAATTCTAGCAGATTGCTAAATTCTGACTGCTTGAGTAGAAATACAGGGTTTTTAAAATCTACCATGTTTTCAGTAAATGACAATGATCAAATGTTAGGAGTTTCATTATCAACTGGGTCATTGGCGTGCATTAGTTATAGCATATATCTATTGGCAGGAGAATGCATGAAGGAACAACTTGAAAGTAGTGAAGAGTTTGAATTTGAGATAGGGGTTAAAGCCGTGTCCCCCCATTTTGAAGCTGTTGTGACACAGATGTCTTTGGGTCAGTCAATTTCTTATAATAAGGAAGTGCCGTCCATTGAGTTAATTATGGCTGCTGCTACTGATCCTGAAAGAATTCTTTCGCTATTGAATTCAG GAGGCTGCAGTTTGGAGTACTCGATTACTTTACTGCGGGTGACAGAACCCTTggaggagagaatggagcaggCACTCTTTAGTCCTCCTCTATCGAAGCAGCGTGTTGATTTTGCATTGCAACAAATTAAAGAATCTTGTGCAGCTTCCTTG GTTGACTTCGGATGTGGGTCTGGAAGCCTGTTGGAATCCTTGTTAGCATATCCGACTTCTTTGGAAACGATTGTTGGCGTTGATATTTCACAGAGGAGTCTTGCCCGGGCAGCCAAG ATACTACATACCAAACTAACTACCAAAACAGAAGCTGGAAGTAGTAGAATCAAATCTGCATTGCTTTATGATGGTTCAATCACAAGTTTTGATTCTCGGCTGTATGGATTTGATATTGGAACTTGTTTAGAG GTGATTGAGCATATGGAGGAGGATCAAGCCTTTCTATTTGGTGATGTTGTGCTAAGCAGCTTCCGTCCGAAAGTTCTGATTGTTTCGACCCCAAACTTTGAGTACAATGTAATACTGCATAAATCTACTGTACAAGGTCCAGAAGATGACCCAGACGAGAAAAATCAATCACAGTCCTCTAAGTTTCGCAACCATGATCACAAATTTGAGTGGACCAGAGAACAATTCAATGACTGGGCGACAAAGCTTGCAGAGAGGCATAACTACAGTGTTAAATTCAGTGGAGTTGGCGGGGTTGATGGTGTGGAACCAGGGTATGCTTCCCAAATTGCTGTATTTAGGAGGGAAGGCGATGACTTTCCGGAAAATGTCAGCTCGGCTCATCACTATGATATAATATGGGATTGGAGCAGCAACAGTTCAAGTTCACTCGAGTAA
- the LOC108214371 gene encoding LRR receptor-like serine/threonine-protein kinase GHR1 produces the protein MYYLGVSMEIFRLLVVTCVLTCTMGQLPSQDILTLLEFKKGITHDPTGYVVDSWSEESIDFNGCPASWNGIVCNGDKVAGVVLNNLGLSANVDLSVFLNLTMLVKLSMSNNSISGKIPSNIGDFKGLVYMDISENLFFSSIPSEIGQLGSLQNLSLAGNNFSGSIPDSISGLNSIQSLDLSRNSFSGELPSSLTDLTNLVSLNLSLNGFEKKIPEGFDAMVNLKVFDLHGNSLEGNLDAEFLLLTTAVLVDLSDNLLVSSSSQRQKFLPGLSDSIEYLNLSCNQLTGSLIGGDQPQVFGNLRVLDLSNNDLSGELPGFDFVYELQVLKLSNNRFSGFIPNDLLKGDSSVLSELDLSGNNLTGPISMISATTLHTLNLSSNKLSGDLPLLTGNCAVLDLSNNQFEGNLTKLLKWGNIEYLDLSQNRLTGSIPEVTSQFLRLNYLNLSHNSLSSSLPKVITTFPKLTVLDLSYNQLDGRLIPTLLTFPTLQELHLENNKLGGSIEFSLPLSAEPSLHVLDISHNQLSGYFPDGFGSLTGLHDLNLAVNNFSGSLPTSISNISSLSSLDISQNHFTGPLPKNLPDSMEKFNATYNELSGVVPENLRKFPLSSFFPGNSDLQFPNPPPGSTPSESGQQNSRTIKTVVKVLVIIACVIAVILFILLAIFIHYIRISRRSRQQSVTSKDIRRHVQHNPSGLVGRVGGGGLVVSAEDDLMTSQKRPSSEIIVPDEKMAVITGFSPSKNSHFSWSSESGDSYTADLSRLDVRSPEILGGELYFLDDTISFLPEELSRAPAEVLGRSSHGTSYKATLDSGVFLTVKWLREGVAKQRKDFAKEAKKFSNIRHPNVVGLRGYYWGPTQHEKLILSDYISPGSLASFLFDRPERKGPPLTWAQRLKIAVDVARGLNYLHFDRAFPHGDLKATNVLLDGPDLNARVADYCLHRLMTQAGTIEQILDAGVLGYRAPELATSNKPLPNFKSDVYAFGVILLELLTGKCAGDVVSADDGGVDLTDWVRLKVTEGRGSDCFDAALAPELMNPASEKGSKEVLEIALRCILSVSERPGIKTIYEDLSSI, from the exons ATGTATTATCTGGGGGTTAGTATGGAGATTTTTAGGCTTTTGGTTGTGACTTGTGTTCTAACATGCACAATGGGGCAGCTTCCTTCACAGGACATTTTGACTCTACTGGAATTCAAGAAGGGGATTACTCATGACCCAACAGGTTATGTGGTTGATTCATGGAGTGAGGAGTCTATCGACTTCAATGGGTGTCCAGCGTCATGGAATGGGATTGTTTGCAATGGTGATAAGGTTGCAGGGGTTGTCCTTAATAACCTGGGTTTATCTGCAAATGTCGATCTGAGTGTGTTTTTAAATCTCACAATGCTTGTGAAGCTCTCAATGTCGAATAACTCTATATCTGGAAAAATCCCCAGCAATATAGGTGATTTTAAAGGTCTTGTGTATATGGACATATCAGAGAACCTGTTCTTCTCATCTATACCATCAGAGATCGGTCAGTTGGGGAGCCTGCAAAACCTCTCTTTAGCTGGTAACAATTTCTCTGGCTCAATCCCAGATTCAATATCCGGGCTTAATTCGATTCAATCTTTGGATTTAAGTCGCAATTCTTTTTCTGGGGAATTACCATCATCATTAACTGACTTGACTAATTTGGTATCTCTAAATTTATCTCTTAATggttttgaaaagaaaattccAGAAGGATTTGATGCCATGGTGAATCTTAAAGTGTTTGACTTGCACGGAAACTCTTTAGAGGGCAATCTTGATGCAGAATTCTTGCTTCTTACTACTGCAGTGCTTGTTGATTTGAGTGATAATTTGCTCGTGAGTTCTAGTTCTCAAAGGCAGAAGTTTTTACCTGGTCTTTCAGATAGTATTGAGTACTTAAACCTTAGCTGTAACCAGCTTACAGGGTCTCTTATTGGCGGTGATCAACCTCAGGTCTTTGGGAACTTAAGAGTTTTGGATTTAAGCAACAATGATTTATCTGGAGAATTGCCtggatttgattttgtttatgaGCTCCAGGTCCTCAAACTCAGTAACAATAGATTTTCCGGGTTCATTCCTAACGACCTCTTAAAAGGAGATTCATCAGTTCTGTCTGAATTAGATTTGAGTGGCAACAACCTCACAG GCCCAATAAGTATGATCTCAGCAACAACTCTGCACACCCTTAACCTCTCATCAAATAAACTGTCTGGCGATCTTCCATTGTTGACTGGAAATTGCGCAGTACTTGATCTGTCGAATAATCAATTTGAAGGAAACTTAACCAAACTGCTGAAATGGGGAAATATTGAATATCTTGATCTTAGTCAAAATAGATTGACAGGGTCCATACCTGAGGTAACTTCACAATTTTTGCGTTTAAATTACCTCAATCTTTCACATAATTCTCTTAGCAGTTCGCTCCCAAAGGTTATTACTACTTTCCCCAAACTGACAGTCCTTGATCTTAGTTATAACCAATTAGACGGACGTCTTATACCTACTTTATTGACATTCCCCACATTGCAAGAACTGCACCTAGAAAACAACAAACTTGGTGGAAGCATTGAGTTTTCTCTTCCTTTATCTGCTGAGCCCAGTCTTCATGTTCTTGATATATCTCATAATCAACTTAGTGGTTATTTTCCTGATGGATTTGGTTCATTGACTGGACTTCATGATCTCAACCTGGCCGTAAATAATTTCTCAGGTTCTTTACCAACCTCTATTAGTAACATCAGCTCCCTCAGTTCTTTAGACATCTCTCAGAATCATTTCACTGGCCCATTGCCAAAGAACTTGCCTGATAGTATGGAAAAATTTAATGCAACATACAATGAACTTTCTGGAGTTGTCCctgaaaatttaagaaaatttccTCTATCATCTTTCTTCCCTGGCAATTCTGATTTACAATTTCCAAATCCTCCTCCGGGATCAACACCCTCTGAATCTGGACAACAAAATAGTAGAACAATAAAAACAGTTGTAAAGGTGTTGGTGATAATCGCTTGTGTTATTGCTGTCATACTTTTTATCCTTCTTGCCATTTTCATTCATTACATACGCATATCAAGGAGATCTCGTCAGCAAAGTGTTACAAGTAAAGACATTCGTAGGCACGTCCAACATAATCCTTCTGGCTTGGTTGGACGAGTTGGTGGTGGTGGTCTTGTAGTTTCTGCAGAAGATGACCTTATGACATCACAAAAAAGACCTTCTTCTGAAATTATTGTTCCTGATGAGAAAATGGCAGTCATTACTGGATTTTCACCATCTAAGAACAGCCATTTCTCTTGGTCATCAGAGTCAGGCGATTCATATACCGCTGACCTATCTAGATTAGATGTAAGGTCACCAGAGATATTGGGCGGAGAGCTTTATTTTCTTGATGACACAATTTCATTCTTACCTGAAGAACTATCAAGGGCCCCAGCAGAAGTTTTGGGAAGAAGCAGCCATGGGACTTCGTATAAAGCCACATTAGATAGTGGGGTATTTTTGACTGTAAAGTGGTTAAGAGAAGGTGTCGCAAAGCAGCGGAAAGATTTTGCAAAGGAGGCtaagaaattttcaaatattagaCATCCAAATGTGGTTGGTTTGCGGGGTTATTACTGGGGCCCCACTCAGCACGAGAAGCTTATTCTTTCAGATTACATCTCACCTGGAAGTCTTGCAAGTTTTCTTTTCG ATCGTCCTGAAAGAAAGGGCCCCCCACTAACCTGGGCTCAAAGACTGAAAATTGCAGTTGATGTTGCACGTGGTCTGAATTATCTTCATTTTGACCGTGCCTTTCCACATGGAGACCTCAAAGCAACCAATGTACTATTAGATGGTCCAGATCTTAATGCACGTGTTGCTGATTACTGCCTTCACCGCCTCATGACCCAAGCAGGTACCATTGAACAAATTCTTGATGCTGGGGTTCTAGGTTATCGGGCACCTGAGCTGGCCACTTCCAATAAGCCATTGCCAAACTTCAAGTCTGATGTATATGCATTCGGAGTGATTTTATTGGAACTTTTAACTGGAAAATGTGCTGGCGATGTGGTTTCTGCTGATGATGGAGGTGTTGATTTAACAGACTGGGTGCGGCTGAAGGTAACAGAAGGTCGTGGCTCAGATTGTTTTGATGCTGCATTGGCCCCAGAGCTTATGAATCCAGCTTCAGAAAAAGGATCGAAGGAAGTTCTTGAAATAGCTCTGAGATGTATACTGTCTGTATCTGAAAGACCAGGTATCAAGACTATATATGAAGATCTTTCATCTATATAG